One segment of Deltaproteobacteria bacterium DNA contains the following:
- a CDS encoding sulfite exporter TauE/SafE family protein — protein sequence MSLPDLPIALAYIATGLAAGFIGGFLGVGGGILYVPVLDFAFRRFGIADQMAFHMALGTSLATITATSAMSAYTHHGANQVNWRAVGIMAVGGLVGVTISAQAAIGLDPRLLKALFGLLLFGVAYRFFAHAPRPADSVERNTVPRLVLVGLASAFIAGFFGVGGGIVTVPLLCMVAHYPTHRAIGTSSALIVFNSLVGMINYGGSPSAEPVPGAVGFVHIGAWIFLAAASMLTSRLGALTAHRLDPKPLRIAFAVFIVILGVRYVAGYFLS from the coding sequence ATGTCGCTTCCTGACCTGCCGATCGCGCTCGCCTACATCGCCACCGGCCTTGCGGCCGGATTCATCGGCGGCTTTCTCGGCGTGGGCGGCGGCATTCTCTACGTCCCCGTCCTCGACTTCGCGTTCCGCCGGTTCGGCATCGCCGACCAGATGGCGTTCCACATGGCGCTCGGCACCTCCCTCGCCACGATCACCGCGACCTCGGCCATGAGCGCATACACGCACCACGGCGCGAATCAGGTGAACTGGCGCGCGGTCGGCATCATGGCCGTCGGGGGGCTCGTGGGCGTGACGATTTCCGCGCAGGCCGCGATCGGCCTCGATCCCCGGTTGCTCAAGGCGCTCTTCGGCCTGCTCCTGTTTGGCGTGGCCTACCGCTTTTTCGCGCACGCGCCGAGGCCCGCGGATTCCGTCGAGCGAAACACCGTACCGCGCCTTGTGCTCGTCGGGCTCGCCTCCGCATTCATCGCGGGGTTTTTCGGCGTGGGCGGCGGCATCGTCACGGTGCCGCTTCTGTGCATGGTCGCCCACTACCCGACGCACCGCGCGATCGGCACCAGCAGCGCGCTCATTGTCTTCAATTCGCTCGTCGGAATGATCAATTACGGCGGATCGCCGAGCGCCGAGCCGGTCCCCGGAGCGGTCGGCTTCGTTCACATCGGCGCGTGGATTTTTCTGGCTGCGGCCAGTATGTTGACCTCCCGGCTGGGCGCGCTGACCGCGCACCGGCTCGACCCCAAGCCCCTGCGCATCGCCTTCGCGGTGTTCATCGTCATCCTCGGCGTGCGTTACGTGGCGGGCTATTTCCTTTCGTGA